In one window of Synergistes jonesii DNA:
- the yfcE gene encoding phosphodiesterase, whose amino-acid sequence MFAETIDDRKIGVLSDTHGSCLAWRKALVLFGPEVRTVLHAGDVLYHGPRNAIPGGYTPADLVEEINRFGKEGGRVFIAQGNCDAAVDAMVLDPQITNHVALVWRGRKVLMMHGDNFPLLRAVALKNDVDVAISGHTHVGSLVREKKTIFLNPGSTTIPKGRDPESAAIMTDEGIRIMTLDGEELHFEKW is encoded by the coding sequence ATGTTCGCTGAAACTATAGACGATAGGAAGATCGGGGTGCTTTCGGACACGCACGGCAGCTGCTTAGCGTGGCGGAAGGCGCTCGTCCTTTTCGGCCCAGAGGTCAGAACGGTGCTGCACGCCGGAGACGTGCTCTACCACGGGCCGCGCAACGCGATACCGGGAGGTTATACCCCGGCCGACCTGGTGGAGGAGATAAACAGATTCGGCAAAGAGGGAGGACGCGTCTTTATCGCGCAGGGCAACTGCGACGCGGCCGTAGACGCGATGGTGCTCGATCCGCAGATAACGAATCATGTCGCGCTCGTCTGGCGCGGCAGGAAGGTGCTTATGATGCACGGCGACAATTTCCCCCTGCTGAGGGCGGTGGCGCTGAAGAACGACGTCGACGTGGCGATTTCCGGGCACACTCACGTCGGCTCTTTAGTGCGAGAAAAGAAAACGATATTTTTGAACCCGGGCTCGACGACGATTCCCAAGGGGCGCGACCCTGAGAGCGCGGCTATTATGACGGACGAGGGAATCAGGATAATGACGCTTGACGGAGAGGAACTCCACTTTGAAAAGTGGTAA
- a CDS encoding SufB/SufD family protein → MKEYKVEEHIKDFSSEAPSHEEVKNLAALAAADRERLLRAGIDEEQKAAGTFVHADHSTVYCNSNLKGVEIAPISYALFKHDGLRDYYWKIMDRERDAFTELAAKRKEGGYFIRSEKGAKVNYPVQACMYLETNALAQDVHNVVIAEEGSELNIISGCASGPNVRSGLHVGVSEMYVKRGATLSFTMVHDWAEEMSVRPRTTVVVEEGGCYISNYICLKPAKDLQMYPTVYLNGENSVATFNTVLMAGPGSKMDTGSRVYLRGRGSRAEIVSRSVSTGGTVYARGHLIGEAAGVRAHLECNGLLLSDSGMIHAVPELEARHKDLEMSHEAAVGKINQEETEYLMARGLSEAKAQSLIVKGFLSLDILGLPDALRGDIEKIIEESTAAGAM, encoded by the coding sequence ATGAAGGAATATAAAGTCGAAGAACACATCAAAGATTTTTCCAGCGAAGCCCCGAGCCACGAAGAAGTAAAAAACCTCGCGGCGCTCGCCGCGGCCGACCGCGAGAGGCTGCTGCGCGCCGGCATAGACGAAGAGCAGAAGGCGGCGGGCACCTTCGTCCACGCGGATCACAGCACCGTCTACTGCAACTCGAACCTTAAGGGCGTGGAAATCGCGCCCATCTCCTACGCGCTCTTCAAGCACGACGGGCTCAGGGATTACTACTGGAAGATAATGGACAGAGAGAGGGACGCCTTCACAGAGCTCGCGGCGAAGCGCAAAGAGGGCGGCTACTTCATACGCAGCGAAAAGGGCGCGAAGGTGAACTACCCGGTGCAGGCCTGCATGTACCTCGAAACTAACGCCCTCGCGCAGGACGTCCACAACGTCGTCATCGCCGAAGAGGGCTCCGAGCTCAACATCATATCCGGCTGCGCGTCGGGGCCCAACGTCCGCTCGGGGCTCCACGTCGGAGTCTCCGAGATGTACGTCAAAAGGGGCGCGACGCTCTCCTTCACGATGGTGCACGACTGGGCCGAAGAGATGTCGGTGCGCCCCCGCACGACGGTCGTGGTCGAAGAGGGCGGCTGCTACATATCGAATTACATCTGCCTCAAGCCGGCCAAAGACCTGCAGATGTATCCGACCGTCTACCTCAACGGGGAAAACTCGGTGGCGACCTTCAACACCGTACTGATGGCCGGCCCTGGCTCGAAGATGGACACGGGCTCGCGCGTCTATCTGCGCGGCAGAGGCAGCCGCGCAGAAATCGTATCGCGCTCCGTATCGACCGGCGGCACGGTCTATGCGCGCGGGCATCTCATCGGCGAAGCCGCCGGAGTCAGGGCGCATCTCGAATGCAACGGGCTGCTGCTCTCCGACAGCGGGATGATTCACGCTGTGCCGGAGCTCGAAGCGCGGCACAAGGACCTTGAGATGTCGCACGAGGCCGCGGTCGGCAAGATCAACCAGGAAGAGACCGAGTACCTGATGGCGCGCGGTCTCTCCGAAGCGAAGGCTCAGTCGCTCATCGTCAAGGGCTTCCTTTCGCTCGACATCCTCGGGCTGCCCGACGCGCTGCGCGGCGACATAGAGAAGATAATAGAGGAGTCGACGGCGGCCGGCGCGATGTAA
- a CDS encoding ABC transporter ATP-binding protein, translating into MADENLLEVKNLHVSVDGREVLSGVSLEVGQGEIHALFGPNGSGKTTLLNTVIGFSRYKVTEGAIYFKGRDITGATIDERARAGIGISFQRPPTVRGVALRSLISFGREGLTPEEIKNAAAKLDAGEFLDRDVNAGLSGGEMKRTEMLQIILQQPELVCLDEPESGVDLENMALIGRAARIALGREEVGGDSCLRTRKSRRGSYRAGLVITHTGQIMDHIYVDKGHVLMNGEIVCSGNAQELLGEIRSHGYTECFRCVGCDRRG; encoded by the coding sequence ATGGCGGATGAAAATCTGCTCGAAGTAAAGAATCTGCACGTCTCCGTCGACGGGCGCGAGGTGCTAAGCGGCGTCTCGCTGGAGGTCGGTCAGGGCGAAATACACGCGCTCTTCGGCCCCAACGGTTCCGGCAAGACGACGCTGCTGAACACCGTTATAGGTTTTTCGCGCTACAAGGTCACCGAGGGCGCCATTTATTTCAAGGGGCGCGACATCACAGGGGCGACGATCGATGAGCGCGCGCGCGCGGGCATAGGCATATCGTTCCAGAGGCCACCGACCGTGAGGGGCGTAGCGCTCCGCTCGCTGATCTCCTTCGGCAGAGAGGGGCTGACGCCCGAGGAGATAAAAAACGCCGCGGCAAAGCTCGACGCCGGGGAATTCCTCGACCGCGACGTAAACGCCGGGCTCTCGGGCGGGGAGATGAAGCGCACCGAGATGCTGCAGATAATCCTGCAACAGCCGGAGCTCGTCTGCCTCGACGAACCAGAATCGGGTGTCGACCTTGAAAACATGGCGCTGATCGGACGCGCCGCGAGAATCGCGCTCGGACGCGAAGAGGTCGGCGGCGATTCCTGCCTCCGCACGAGAAAGAGCCGCCGCGGCAGCTACCGCGCAGGGCTCGTCATCACGCATACGGGGCAGATAATGGATCATATCTACGTGGACAAGGGGCACGTGTTGATGAACGGCGAAATCGTATGCTCGGGCAACGCGCAGGAGCTGCTCGGCGAGATACGCAGCCACGGCTACACAGAATGCTTCCGCTGCGTCGGCTGCGACAGGAGAGGCTGA